From a single Chitinophaga sp. Cy-1792 genomic region:
- a CDS encoding penicillin-binding protein 1A has product MKKSVKILWTAALGVLAVFILLVLLVNFRVIGSMPSMEELENPRAALASEVIADDGTILGKYYQVDRSSSDYNEISPNVINALIATEESRFYENSGIDPIGTLAIPFYMAIGKKRGSSTITQQLALNLQADALGKKRASNPISRAFQKLQEWIIAVKLERNFTKKEILTLYLNTVSFGDNVYGIENGARTFFSKDAGHLSVEEAAVLVGMLKGNTLYNPRRNPSIARDRRNQVIQNMIDNKFITEAEGAVAKSKPIVLHYNKIDHNKGLAPYFREVLRDELKTWAANHTKSDGTNYNIYRDGLKIYTTINPRMQLYAEEAVRHHLMTLQKSLFAQNNIKTGSVWKNWQKELWGFVQESDRYQQMKEDEASDSTIMQAFNTPVKMKVFAWNSYTNPDLNDVDTVMTPMDSIKYMRAILQSGFMAMDPESGEVKAWVGGPDFRYFKNDHVSKMRRQVGSTFKPFLYCFAIMNGFTPYTMLPNEPISIDGWTPHNSEGSTGGSITMAGALAKSLNLVAAYLIKQLGPKAFADFVKNKVGFTPKIDPYPSIALGAVDLSLYEMLRAYTMFPGRGINTKPIYITRIEDRYGNILETFAPEKREVIGEHDSYTMVKMMEGVTGPGGTANRLRFRYGIQGEVAGKTGTTNDNTDGWFIGYTPKILAGAWVGCENNYIHFSTTAMGQGANTGLPIWAYFMQKVYADPTLKVSAADKFIMPESMMNENYEDFNSNVQPGAEAENSGNGSESDYMDTSNNAGYGDDYSTPGAPEKAAPKKDDKEKEPKDSNKPAPPKAVMPKKDQ; this is encoded by the coding sequence ATGAAAAAATCGGTGAAAATATTGTGGACAGCGGCTTTAGGGGTCTTAGCAGTATTTATCCTTTTAGTACTACTCGTCAATTTCCGGGTGATCGGCAGTATGCCTTCCATGGAAGAACTGGAGAACCCACGCGCTGCGCTGGCTTCCGAAGTAATCGCGGATGACGGCACCATTCTGGGAAAATATTATCAGGTAGATCGTTCCAGCAGTGACTATAATGAAATCTCTCCAAACGTTATTAACGCATTGATTGCCACAGAGGAAAGTCGTTTTTACGAGAACTCCGGCATTGATCCGATCGGTACTTTGGCGATTCCTTTTTATATGGCTATTGGTAAAAAACGTGGCTCCAGTACCATTACCCAACAGCTCGCATTAAACCTCCAGGCAGATGCTTTAGGCAAGAAAAGGGCCTCAAACCCCATCAGTCGCGCCTTTCAGAAGTTACAGGAGTGGATTATTGCAGTAAAACTGGAAAGGAATTTTACCAAGAAGGAAATTTTAACACTTTATTTAAATACGGTTTCTTTCGGCGATAACGTATACGGTATTGAAAATGGTGCCCGTACTTTCTTTAGTAAAGATGCCGGCCATTTATCCGTAGAAGAAGCTGCCGTACTGGTAGGTATGCTGAAAGGTAATACCCTCTACAACCCTCGTCGCAACCCTTCCATTGCAAGAGACCGCAGAAACCAGGTAATCCAGAACATGATAGATAATAAGTTCATCACCGAAGCAGAAGGTGCTGTAGCTAAATCTAAACCCATTGTGCTGCATTACAATAAAATTGACCATAACAAAGGACTGGCGCCTTACTTCCGTGAAGTGCTCCGCGATGAGCTGAAAACATGGGCCGCCAACCATACCAAGAGTGATGGCACTAACTATAATATCTATCGTGATGGTCTGAAAATTTATACTACCATCAACCCAAGAATGCAGTTATATGCAGAAGAAGCGGTAAGACATCACCTGATGACCTTGCAGAAATCACTCTTCGCACAGAACAATATCAAAACAGGCAGTGTGTGGAAAAACTGGCAGAAAGAGCTCTGGGGATTTGTCCAGGAATCTGACCGCTACCAGCAGATGAAAGAAGATGAGGCCTCTGATTCTACCATCATGCAGGCATTCAACACACCTGTTAAAATGAAGGTTTTTGCCTGGAACAGCTACACCAATCCTGACCTCAATGATGTGGATACCGTGATGACGCCGATGGACTCCATCAAGTACATGCGTGCCATCCTCCAGTCCGGTTTCATGGCCATGGACCCTGAGAGCGGTGAGGTGAAAGCCTGGGTAGGCGGACCGGATTTCCGTTACTTCAAAAACGATCACGTTTCTAAAATGCGTCGTCAGGTAGGTTCTACCTTTAAGCCTTTCCTCTATTGCTTTGCCATCATGAACGGCTTCACGCCATATACCATGCTGCCAAACGAGCCTATCTCCATAGACGGATGGACACCGCATAACTCTGAAGGTAGTACCGGTGGTTCTATCACCATGGCAGGCGCCCTGGCGAAATCACTCAACCTCGTAGCTGCTTACCTGATCAAGCAACTGGGCCCTAAAGCCTTTGCTGATTTCGTGAAAAATAAAGTTGGCTTTACTCCTAAAATAGATCCTTATCCTTCCATTGCATTGGGTGCGGTAGACTTATCGCTGTATGAAATGCTGCGTGCCTATACGATGTTCCCGGGACGAGGTATTAATACCAAACCAATTTACATTACCCGTATTGAAGACAGATATGGTAATATCCTGGAAACATTTGCGCCAGAAAAACGTGAGGTGATCGGTGAACACGATTCCTATACAATGGTGAAAATGATGGAAGGCGTTACTGGTCCGGGAGGAACGGCTAACCGTTTGCGTTTCCGTTATGGTATCCAGGGAGAAGTAGCTGGTAAAACAGGTACCACCAACGATAATACCGATGGATGGTTTATCGGTTATACACCTAAAATCCTGGCTGGTGCATGGGTAGGTTGTGAAAATAACTACATCCACTTCAGTACTACTGCCATGGGACAGGGTGCCAATACTGGTCTGCCGATCTGGGCTTATTTCATGCAGAAAGTATATGCAGATCCTACATTAAAAGTTTCTGCTGCCGATAAATTCATTATGCCGGAAAGTATGATGAATGAGAATTATGAAGACTTCAACTCCAACGTACAACCTGGTGCTGAAGCAGAAAATTCAGGTAACGGTTCTGAATCTGACTATATGGATACCAGCAATAACGCTGGCTATGGCGATGATTATTCTACGCCAGGTGCTCCTGAAAAAGCGGCTCCGAAGAAAGATGACAAAGAGAAGGAACCAAAGGATAGCAATAAGCCAGCACCTCCTAAGGCGGTGATGCCTAAAAAAGATCAATAA
- a CDS encoding carbonic anhydrase family protein — translation MKKQILVLCISCLAIFAACNNVPETSVEDIDTPEAGTVSIDTADVLVNPVLTQEQQNALTPGDVLNMLMKGNEEFVDDQLTVRNNTARVRAASMSQFPKAVILSCLDSRVPVEDVFHRGIGDIFVARVAGNIVNDDILGSMEFGCKVSGAKVIMVLGHEHCGAIKSAIDDVKLGNITALLAKIRPAVSITAYTGDKSSKNDAYVHEVCEENIRLTIEKIRKNSPILAEMEKNKDLIITGAVYDMSTGKVTPVQ, via the coding sequence ATGAAAAAGCAAATACTTGTCTTGTGCATCAGCTGTTTAGCCATATTTGCAGCCTGCAACAATGTCCCTGAGACGTCCGTGGAGGATATTGATACGCCAGAAGCAGGAACCGTATCCATCGATACAGCTGATGTACTCGTTAACCCGGTGCTTACACAGGAACAGCAAAACGCCCTGACACCCGGTGATGTATTGAATATGCTCATGAAAGGAAATGAAGAGTTTGTTGATGACCAGCTGACTGTTCGCAATAATACCGCCAGGGTGCGGGCCGCCTCCATGAGCCAGTTTCCAAAGGCTGTCATCCTCTCCTGCCTGGATTCCAGGGTGCCCGTAGAGGATGTTTTTCACAGAGGCATCGGAGATATTTTTGTGGCCAGAGTAGCAGGGAATATTGTCAATGATGATATACTGGGTAGCATGGAATTTGGTTGCAAGGTTTCCGGCGCGAAAGTCATTATGGTACTGGGCCATGAACATTGTGGCGCCATCAAGTCAGCCATAGATGATGTTAAATTAGGTAATATTACGGCCCTCCTGGCTAAGATCCGCCCGGCAGTCAGCATCACTGCATATACCGGCGATAAATCCTCCAAAAATGACGCTTACGTCCATGAAGTTTGTGAGGAGAATATCCGGTTAACCATCGAAAAAATTCGAAAAAACAGCCCGATACTGGCAGAAATGGAGAAAAACAAGGACCTGATCATTACGGGTGCCGTCTATGATATGAGCACCGGTAAGGTAACTCCTGTACAATAA
- a CDS encoding tail fiber protein produces MKKIVTLVVCFLLPLLKVAAQDVNTFYSTILFPGNYITGDYVEFVQVTPNDASAAGYYEVSISYTRGNIAASATHIVSASHANGNVWREAGRVNSNPYLGSQMSFTVDANTTYNNTRFRIRAIATYGLATDINVHVKIRAIGWNNGFADLNVRGNTTAPVGLLPMTAEWNLWVGDVYKTGTANIALKADINGNIGIGTLSPQSKLAVAGTITAQKVKVTATSWPDYVFKKDYALPSLKTVEEYVATYNHLPGIPAATVVEKEGQDLGDMNKLLLQKVEELTLYLINEHKKNEDLELQLQQIQRQLQTLKDEIHRK; encoded by the coding sequence ATGAAAAAAATAGTAACCCTCGTAGTATGCTTTTTACTACCATTGCTAAAAGTTGCTGCGCAGGATGTGAATACATTCTACTCTACCATATTATTTCCAGGGAATTATATAACAGGGGATTATGTAGAATTTGTGCAGGTAACTCCGAATGATGCAAGTGCTGCTGGATATTATGAAGTTTCTATTTCATATACCAGAGGCAATATTGCCGCTTCTGCAACACACATTGTAAGTGCGTCCCATGCAAACGGTAATGTTTGGCGAGAAGCAGGCAGAGTAAACAGTAACCCATATTTGGGAAGTCAGATGAGCTTTACTGTAGATGCAAATACAACTTACAATAATACCCGGTTTAGAATCCGGGCAATTGCAACATACGGTCTGGCGACTGATATCAATGTGCATGTAAAAATCAGGGCTATCGGCTGGAATAACGGATTTGCAGATTTGAATGTTCGGGGTAATACCACTGCTCCTGTGGGCCTCTTGCCAATGACTGCTGAATGGAATTTGTGGGTGGGAGATGTGTACAAGACCGGAACAGCTAATATTGCATTGAAGGCAGATATAAATGGGAATATCGGTATCGGCACTTTATCCCCTCAGTCTAAATTAGCGGTAGCCGGAACCATTACAGCACAGAAAGTAAAAGTAACTGCTACCAGCTGGCCAGATTATGTATTCAAAAAAGATTATGCTTTACCATCATTGAAGACTGTCGAGGAATATGTTGCTACTTACAATCACTTACCTGGTATCCCAGCTGCTACAGTTGTAGAAAAGGAAGGACAGGATTTAGGAGATATGAATAAGCTGTTATTGCAAAAGGTGGAAGAATTGACATTGTATTTAATAAATGAACACAAGAAGAATGAGGATTTGGAATTGCAGTTGCAACAAATACAGCGACAATTACAGACGCTCAAAGATGAAATCCATCGTAAGTAG
- a CDS encoding DUF4139 domain-containing protein: MKHLLLLPLALVVQTTIAQTKKQTISTSISKVTVFLKGAQVDRSGSISLPAGTSQVIITDVSPDLEEKSIQVNGSGNFTLLAVSRQPNIMHQQTKREEISALYEQLDKVKDQIEKERNNAQVYTEERNMLLKNQNIGGNNGLKATDLQASLDFQRARLSENLNKTQEINKIISAKENDKRKIEAQLAALNNLSSAPTSDIILDLQAKEPVNGKINVSYLVKNAGWIPSYDIRVKDINHPLSLVYKANVYQQCGEDWKNVKLSLSTGVPDESNSKPILTPWYLRQYYSTAERDKAMAGLYKAQVSNDINGTVVDESGNPLPGVVVKIKNSSIGTNTDANGKFHLQKPSGDNIIFQFSYIGFQNEEAIPYNYMSVAMRPSNTSLSEVVVTGYGDTNDLSSALQGRVAGLSANSKTKKAVKSFLAPMDIPEAYTPTTVMFDIPVPYSIPPDGKPYTVGIKELEVDAGYQYYAVPKLDKAAFLMANITDWESFNLLDGEASIYYEGTYLGKTLLEMKSGNDTLQLSLGKDKQVLISRTLQKDESRKSFIGGRTTLAKSWEIAVRNNKQTPINIIVQDQLPIKVAAETDVSKVEYGDASLDEDTKILSWNLKIPAAGEQKRVLKYSVTYPKGMITNVE, translated from the coding sequence ATGAAGCATTTATTGTTACTTCCGCTGGCGCTGGTAGTGCAAACAACCATCGCCCAGACAAAGAAACAGACAATATCAACCAGCATCTCCAAAGTAACCGTATTTCTCAAAGGAGCGCAGGTAGACCGCAGTGGAAGTATTTCCCTGCCCGCCGGTACCAGCCAGGTGATTATTACAGATGTTTCCCCCGACCTGGAAGAGAAGAGCATTCAGGTAAATGGCAGCGGCAATTTCACGCTGCTGGCAGTTTCCAGGCAACCTAACATCATGCACCAGCAAACAAAAAGAGAAGAAATTTCTGCCTTATATGAACAACTCGACAAAGTCAAAGACCAGATAGAAAAAGAAAGAAATAACGCACAGGTATATACGGAAGAACGTAATATGCTGCTTAAAAATCAGAATATAGGCGGTAACAATGGCCTCAAAGCCACTGACTTACAGGCTTCCCTCGATTTCCAACGGGCACGACTATCCGAAAATCTGAACAAAACACAGGAAATCAACAAAATCATCTCTGCAAAAGAAAATGATAAAAGAAAGATAGAAGCCCAGCTGGCTGCCTTGAATAACCTCTCCTCCGCCCCTACCAGTGATATTATTCTTGACCTACAGGCAAAAGAACCAGTTAACGGCAAAATCAATGTTAGTTATCTTGTTAAAAACGCAGGCTGGATTCCCTCTTACGATATTCGTGTGAAAGACATCAACCACCCGCTGTCACTGGTTTACAAAGCCAATGTATACCAGCAGTGCGGGGAAGACTGGAAAAATGTAAAGCTCTCCCTGAGCACCGGCGTACCCGATGAAAGTAATAGCAAACCTATACTGACACCCTGGTACCTGCGCCAATACTACAGCACCGCCGAGCGGGACAAGGCCATGGCCGGCCTTTATAAGGCACAGGTTTCCAACGACATCAACGGAACTGTTGTAGACGAAAGCGGCAACCCGCTGCCTGGCGTAGTGGTTAAAATTAAGAACAGCTCTATCGGCACCAATACAGATGCCAATGGCAAATTCCATCTGCAAAAGCCTTCCGGCGATAATATTATATTCCAGTTCTCCTATATCGGCTTTCAAAACGAAGAAGCAATCCCCTATAACTATATGTCCGTAGCGATGAGGCCCTCCAACACTTCACTTAGTGAAGTGGTTGTTACCGGATATGGCGACACCAACGATCTTTCCAGCGCTCTGCAAGGCCGTGTGGCAGGGCTATCAGCAAACAGTAAAACCAAAAAAGCAGTAAAAAGCTTCCTGGCACCAATGGATATCCCCGAAGCCTATACGCCAACAACTGTCATGTTCGATATCCCCGTACCATACAGCATTCCACCGGATGGAAAGCCTTATACTGTTGGCATTAAAGAACTGGAAGTAGATGCAGGCTATCAATACTATGCCGTTCCTAAACTTGATAAGGCTGCCTTCCTCATGGCCAATATCACCGACTGGGAATCCTTCAACCTCCTGGATGGCGAAGCCAGCATTTACTATGAAGGCACCTACCTCGGTAAAACTTTACTGGAAATGAAAAGCGGCAATGATACGCTGCAGCTTTCCCTCGGTAAAGACAAACAAGTGCTGATCAGCAGAACATTACAAAAAGATGAAAGCCGCAAAAGCTTCATCGGTGGCCGCACTACATTAGCTAAATCCTGGGAAATAGCCGTGCGCAACAACAAACAAACACCTATCAATATCATCGTCCAGGACCAGCTACCTATTAAGGTGGCCGCAGAAACGGATGTATCCAAAGTAGAATACGGCGATGCCTCCCTGGACGAGGATACAAAAATACTCAGCTGGAACCTGAAAATACCGGCAGCAGGAGAACAGAAACGGGTACTGAAATATTCGGTGACCTATCCGAAGGGGATGATTACGAATGTAGAATGA